One Coregonus clupeaformis isolate EN_2021a chromosome 21, ASM2061545v1, whole genome shotgun sequence DNA window includes the following coding sequences:
- the LOC121535361 gene encoding protein Wnt-9a-like, with protein MLDGHLLLGWLSFTVIVYLFNLPGPTTAYFGLTGNEPLSILPLSSQPEENVGRAHYKLCDRLKLEKKQRRMCRRDPGVAETLMEAISMSALECQYQFRFERWNCTLEGRYRANILKRGFKETAFLYAISSAGLTHAMAKACSAGRMERCTCDEAPDLENRKAWQWGGCGDNLKYSNKFVKDFLGKRSNKDLRARVDMHNTNVGMKVIKAGVETTCKCHGVSGSCTVQTCWRQLSPFHEIGKQLKQRYETSLKVGSSTNEATGEGEISQARPQQQQPPPGPNNDPIPRTMDLLHIEDSPSFCRPSKYSPGTSARKCYKDKNCDAICCGRGHNTQSRVVTRPCQCQVRWCCYVECKQCTQREEVYTCKG; from the exons acTGACAGGTAATGAACCGCTGTCCATCCTACCGCTGAGCTCCCAACCCGAGGAGAACGTGGGTAGGGCCCACTACAAGCTGTGCGACCGGCTCAAACTGGAGAAAAAGCAGCGGCGGATGTGTCGACGAGACCCGGGTGTGGCCGAGACCCTCATGGAGGCCATCAGCATGAGTGCCCTGGAGTGCCAGTACCAGTTCCGCTTCGAGAGGTGGAACTGCACCTTAGAGGGCCGCTACAGAGCCAACATTTTAAAGAGAG GTTTTAAGGAGACAGCCTTCCTGTATGCCATCTCCTCAGCAGGCTTGACTCACGCCATGGCCAAGGCATGCAGTGCCGGGCGAATGGAGCGTTGCACCTGCGACGAAGCCCCAGACCTGGAGAACCGCAAGGCCTGGCAGTGGGGCGGCTGTGGAGACAACCTGAAGTACAGCAACAAGTTTGTCAAGGACTTCCTGGGCAAACGCTCCAACAAGGACCTGCGTGCCCGCGTGGACATGCACAACACTAACGTGGGCATGAAG GTGATCAAAGCTGGGGTAGAGACTACCTGCAAATGCCACGGTGTCTCAGGCTCCTGCACCGTCCAGACATGCTGGAGGCAGCTCTCGCCCTTCCATGAGATCGGCAAGCAGCTGAAACAGCGCTACGAGACCTCTCTGAAGGTGGGCAGCTCCACCAACGAGGCCACAGGGGAGGGGGAAATCTCCCAGGCCCGgccccagcagcagcagccccCACCGGGCCCCAACAACGACCCAATCCCACGCACCATGGACCTTCTCCACATCGAGGACTCACCCAGCTTCTGCCGGCCCAGCAAGTACTCGCCGGGCACCTCGGCCAGGAAGTGCTACAAGGACAAGAACTGCGACGCCATCTGCTGTGGCAGGGGCCACAATACCCAGAGCCGCGTGGTGACCCGGCCATGCCAGTGTCAGGTGCGCTGGTGCTGCTATGTGGAATGCAAGCAGtgtacacagagagaggaggtctaCACCTGTAAAGGGTAG